From Pulveribacter suum, a single genomic window includes:
- the fliN gene encoding flagellar motor switch protein FliN, with amino-acid sequence MSTDDPSDLPAEGGADDPFAGWAEALEEQKSADATTTVLDAEQGGPLTGEAVRPSAAAGDPAVHDINMVLDIPVQLSVELGRTKVPIKYILQLAQGSVVELDALAGEPMDVLVNGYLIAQGEVVVVNDKFGIRLTDVVTPSERLRRVSRG; translated from the coding sequence ATGTCAACTGACGACCCAAGCGATCTGCCTGCGGAGGGCGGCGCGGACGATCCCTTTGCCGGCTGGGCGGAGGCGCTGGAAGAGCAAAAGAGCGCCGACGCCACCACCACCGTGCTGGATGCCGAGCAGGGCGGCCCGCTCACGGGCGAGGCCGTGCGCCCGTCTGCCGCGGCCGGCGACCCGGCGGTGCACGACATCAACATGGTGCTGGACATTCCGGTGCAGCTGTCGGTGGAGCTGGGCCGCACCAAGGTGCCCATCAAGTACATCCTGCAGCTGGCCCAGGGCTCGGTGGTCGAGCTGGACGCACTGGCCGGCGAGCCGATGGACGTGCTGGTCAACGGCTACCTCATCGCCCAGGGCGAGGTGGTGGTGGTCAACGACAAGTTCGGCATCCGCCTGACCGACGTGGTCACGCCCTCCGAGCGGCTGCGCCGCGTCAGCCGGGGCTGA
- the fliM gene encoding flagellar motor switch protein FliM → MSDSFLSQEEVDALLEGVTGESQKTVKEEIEAGAVRDYDISSQERIVRGRMPTMEIVNERFARNFRIGLFNLIRRSPEISVGTVSVQRYNAFLRELAVPTNFNIVAIRPLRGSGLIVCEPSLVFGVIDTLYGGAGKFQTRIEGRDFSATEQRVINRLVEVICQEYKKAWQGIYPLELAYQRSEMQPQFANIATPSEIVVSTAFQLEIGDLSGAIHICMPYATLEPIRDVLYSSVQGDAIEVDRRWVKVLTREIQAAEVTLVAELARADATVEQLLAMKPGDFIELDREPRIRASIGGVPVFECQYGTHNAKYAIRIEECLRNADAGWMGEKNVN, encoded by the coding sequence ATGAGTGATTCCTTTCTGTCGCAGGAAGAGGTCGATGCCCTGCTCGAGGGCGTCACCGGCGAGAGCCAAAAGACCGTCAAGGAAGAGATCGAGGCGGGCGCCGTCCGCGACTACGACATCTCCAGCCAGGAGCGCATCGTGCGCGGGCGCATGCCCACCATGGAGATCGTCAACGAGCGCTTTGCCCGCAACTTCCGCATCGGCCTGTTCAACCTGATCCGCCGCAGCCCCGAGATCTCGGTGGGTACGGTCTCGGTGCAGCGCTACAACGCCTTTTTGCGCGAGCTGGCGGTGCCCACCAACTTCAACATCGTGGCGATTCGCCCGCTGCGCGGCAGCGGCCTGATCGTGTGCGAGCCCTCGCTGGTGTTCGGCGTGATCGACACGCTGTACGGCGGCGCCGGCAAGTTCCAGACGCGTATCGAAGGGCGCGACTTTTCCGCCACCGAGCAGCGCGTGATCAACCGCCTGGTGGAAGTCATCTGCCAGGAGTACAAGAAGGCCTGGCAGGGCATCTATCCGCTGGAGCTGGCCTACCAGCGCTCGGAGATGCAGCCGCAGTTCGCCAACATCGCTACGCCCAGCGAGATCGTCGTGTCCACGGCCTTTCAGCTGGAGATCGGCGACCTGTCCGGCGCCATCCACATCTGCATGCCCTACGCCACGCTGGAGCCGATCCGCGACGTGCTGTACTCCAGCGTGCAGGGCGACGCCATCGAGGTGGACCGGCGCTGGGTCAAGGTGCTGACGCGCGAGATCCAGGCGGCCGAGGTGACGCTGGTGGCCGAGCTGGCCCGCGCCGACGCCACGGTCGAGCAGCTGCTGGCCATGAAGCCGGGCGACTTCATCGAACTCGACCGCGAGCCGCGCATCCGCGCCTCCATCGGCGGGGTGCCGGTGTTCGAGTGCCAATACGGCACGCACAACGCCAAATACGCGATCCGTATCGAAGAATGCCTGCGCAATGCAGACGCCGGCTGGATGGGAGAAAAGAATGTCAACTGA
- a CDS encoding flagellar basal body-associated FliL family protein: protein MSETAPAPAKSKKLIIILAAVVLLLVVGGGAAWAVLSKRGGGEDEEGAERPARAAQASAPKTPPTYLPMDNMVVNLADPGGDRFAQIGITLELADAKTAEQVKSYMPSIRSGILLLVSQRTTDDLLTREGKEKLAVDVRREVSRPLGYTVAKPRKARASRDEEDEDEDEPPRRRADDNPVRQVLFSSFIIQ, encoded by the coding sequence GTGTCCGAGACCGCCCCTGCACCCGCCAAGAGCAAGAAACTGATCATCATCCTCGCGGCCGTGGTCCTGCTGCTGGTGGTGGGCGGCGGCGCTGCCTGGGCGGTGCTGTCCAAGCGCGGTGGCGGCGAGGACGAGGAGGGCGCCGAGCGCCCGGCGCGCGCCGCCCAGGCCAGCGCCCCCAAGACCCCGCCCACCTACCTGCCCATGGACAACATGGTGGTCAACCTGGCCGACCCCGGCGGCGACCGCTTCGCGCAGATCGGCATCACGCTGGAGCTGGCCGATGCCAAGACGGCCGAGCAGGTCAAGTCCTACATGCCCAGCATCCGCAGCGGCATCCTGCTGCTGGTGTCGCAGCGCACCACCGACGACCTGCTGACCCGCGAGGGCAAGGAAAAGCTGGCGGTGGACGTGCGCCGCGAGGTCTCGCGCCCGCTGGGCTACACGGTGGCCAAACCCCGCAAGGCGCGCGCCAGCCGCGACGAAGAGGATGAGGACGAGGACGAGCCACCGCGCCGCCGGGCGGACGACAACCCGGTGCGCCAGGTGCTGTTTTCCAGCTTCATCATCCAGTGA